Proteins co-encoded in one Nonlabens agnitus genomic window:
- a CDS encoding AsmA family protein: protein MKKFFKILGIVILVLVLAIVAAPFLFQDQIAQAVKDKLNASLDAQIEFGEVDLSFIKAFPDARLNIEDLSIINKEPFAGDTLFYAQQTYLDLPLFDVFNKADEPIRINELIVNNAVSRLKVNEEEVANWDIASAKADSQQPQDTSSGFTFDLKHYEITNSELSYEDISTKNILVLTDLQHSGNGDFSLASSTLDTETSALVIYSLDDIEYLSGQRVQLDADILMDLDNQKYTLKDNKALVNDLELELQGFIDLEEESTIVDLTFNAPSSDFKNFFAIIPETYRSNLDGITTTGDFTVNGSIKGQVTDELIPLLDIRVKSDNASFKYPDLPQKVTNIYIDAQLMNTTGKVDDTYLNIANTSFNIGKDRMQGNAMITALTSNMNVDLNAQGNLDLGNLSQSFPLPEDIDLDGRLALDMAAQFDMESIEKERYERVRTKGTASLTDFKYIGTAFKNPFLINRADIDLNTSTIKLNAFDAITGNTDIKASGTINNLIGFLLQDQGLKGNFNLRSNSFDVSDFMEETTEVASANQTSTATTSEAVKIPAFLDAQLDFNLGQVLYDGLTLKNVKGIAMVRDETLTLNNTSTDIFGGAITVAGSVSTKGATPQFNMNLNMASLDIAQSFQGFEMFQTYVPIIQALQGKINTNIDIKGNLTDDLSPILTSISGDALAELLTKEILPGSAPLLDKLDEKLSFISLKDIDLTDLKTKLRFQDGAVQVSPFDFKVKDIVVTASGRHSLTNEMDYTMNLKVPAKYLGKDGAALLSKLQDSEIENLTVPVPVRFSGSFAAPNVQVNLESAITNLTNQIVEIQKQKLKDRGESALGGAIDDLTTGKNPLGGIKDVLTGKKPAAEDTTAIKKPTDSVAKPAPKEQVKETARNLLNGLLKKTKDTTGKN, encoded by the coding sequence ATGAAAAAGTTTTTTAAGATTCTGGGAATCGTGATTCTAGTACTGGTTCTGGCCATCGTTGCCGCTCCATTTTTATTTCAGGATCAAATCGCGCAGGCTGTCAAGGACAAGCTCAATGCATCTCTGGATGCGCAGATTGAATTTGGCGAGGTGGATTTGAGCTTTATCAAAGCCTTTCCAGACGCACGTCTCAACATTGAGGATTTGTCCATCATCAACAAAGAGCCATTTGCCGGCGACACCTTGTTCTATGCCCAGCAAACCTACCTGGACCTGCCGCTTTTTGACGTGTTCAATAAGGCAGACGAGCCCATTCGTATCAATGAGCTTATTGTCAATAATGCTGTTTCACGTTTAAAAGTCAATGAAGAAGAAGTGGCTAACTGGGATATCGCTTCCGCGAAAGCGGACTCCCAACAACCTCAAGACACCTCTTCAGGCTTCACTTTTGACCTTAAACATTACGAGATCACAAATTCTGAACTCTCCTATGAAGATATCAGCACTAAAAACATATTGGTCCTAACTGATCTGCAACACAGCGGTAATGGTGATTTTTCACTGGCGAGCAGTACGCTGGATACAGAAACGTCTGCACTTGTGATCTACAGTCTGGATGATATTGAATATTTATCAGGACAACGTGTGCAACTGGATGCAGATATCCTGATGGATCTGGACAATCAAAAATATACGCTCAAGGACAACAAGGCACTGGTCAATGATCTGGAACTGGAACTACAGGGTTTCATTGATCTGGAAGAAGAATCTACCATTGTAGATCTTACCTTTAATGCACCGTCATCTGATTTCAAGAACTTCTTTGCCATCATTCCAGAAACTTACAGGTCTAATCTAGATGGAATCACCACCACAGGTGACTTTACAGTGAACGGTTCTATAAAAGGCCAAGTGACAGATGAGTTGATCCCATTATTGGATATACGAGTTAAATCTGATAATGCGTCTTTCAAATATCCAGATTTACCACAAAAAGTGACCAATATCTATATTGACGCTCAACTCATGAACACAACGGGTAAAGTCGATGATACTTATCTGAATATTGCCAATACTTCTTTCAACATAGGTAAGGATCGCATGCAGGGTAACGCCATGATCACGGCACTTACCTCTAATATGAATGTGGATCTCAATGCTCAAGGAAATCTGGATCTAGGTAACCTTTCACAATCCTTTCCATTGCCAGAGGACATAGATCTGGATGGTAGGCTAGCGCTGGATATGGCAGCTCAATTTGATATGGAAAGCATTGAAAAGGAACGCTACGAACGAGTAAGAACTAAAGGAACCGCATCATTAACTGACTTCAAATACATAGGTACTGCGTTTAAAAATCCATTTTTGATCAATAGGGCAGATATAGATTTGAATACATCTACCATAAAGCTTAATGCTTTTGATGCCATCACTGGTAACACAGACATTAAAGCTAGTGGGACCATCAATAATTTGATAGGTTTCTTGCTACAAGATCAAGGTTTGAAAGGAAACTTCAACTTGAGGTCCAATAGTTTTGACGTTTCTGACTTTATGGAAGAAACTACTGAAGTCGCCAGTGCTAATCAAACTTCTACAGCAACCACTAGCGAGGCAGTGAAGATTCCTGCTTTTCTTGATGCGCAACTGGACTTCAATTTAGGCCAAGTGCTATACGATGGATTGACTCTTAAAAATGTAAAAGGAATCGCAATGGTGCGTGATGAAACCTTGACATTGAACAATACCAGTACGGATATTTTTGGTGGTGCGATCACGGTAGCTGGATCTGTGAGTACAAAAGGTGCGACACCGCAATTCAACATGAATTTGAACATGGCCAGTCTGGATATTGCGCAGTCCTTTCAAGGTTTTGAGATGTTCCAGACCTACGTCCCTATCATTCAAGCCTTACAAGGTAAAATCAATACCAATATTGACATAAAAGGAAACTTGACAGATGACCTGTCACCTATATTAACTTCCATAAGTGGTGATGCCCTAGCCGAATTACTTACCAAAGAAATTTTACCTGGATCTGCGCCATTACTGGATAAACTGGATGAAAAATTAAGCTTTATTAGCCTCAAAGACATCGATCTTACCGACCTTAAAACCAAATTGAGGTTTCAAGATGGTGCGGTACAGGTAAGTCCGTTTGATTTTAAGGTCAAGGACATTGTCGTGACGGCTAGTGGTAGACACAGCTTGACTAATGAAATGGATTACACCATGAACCTAAAAGTACCTGCTAAGTATTTGGGTAAAGATGGCGCTGCGCTGCTTTCAAAACTTCAGGATAGTGAAATTGAGAATCTAACCGTGCCTGTTCCTGTGCGTTTTTCAGGATCTTTTGCGGCTCCTAATGTTCAAGTGAATTTGGAATCTGCGATTACCAATTTGACCAATCAAATCGTAGAAATCCAGAAGCAGAAACTTAAGGATCGAGGTGAGAGTGCGCTAGGCGGAGCGATAGATGACTTAACTACTGGCAAAAATCCACTAGGTGGTATTAAAGATGTGCTTACCGGTAAAAAACCAGCGGCTGAAGATACTACCGCTATTAAAAAACCAACAGACTCTGTTGCAAAACCAGCACCCAAAGAACAAGTCAAGGAAACCGCCCGCAATCTTTTGAACGGTTTGCTGAAGAAAACGAAGGATACTACTGGGAAGAATTAG
- a CDS encoding queuosine precursor transporter: MKQLIGKDLRLAHRIYLVLAALFICSLVVSNLIFQKFFYWNPFGWFRFELSVGLLPYPITFLITDLVSEIYGRRKANDLVLAGIFASVFSLGIIHVADIAPAIPESAIQDDVFTKVFGATTLAVISSMMAYLFAQFVDIQIYHFWKRVTKGKMLWLRNNLSTFFSQFVDTMSVLLLLCYAGILSWDKFWPLLGAGFFFKVLVALFDTPLLYAGVYIFRRLFRLEQAQEIQID; encoded by the coding sequence ATGAAACAGCTCATAGGCAAGGATTTACGACTGGCTCACCGTATTTATCTGGTGCTCGCCGCCTTGTTTATTTGCTCGCTGGTAGTATCAAATTTGATCTTCCAGAAGTTCTTTTACTGGAATCCCTTTGGGTGGTTCAGGTTTGAACTCTCGGTTGGTTTACTGCCATATCCCATTACTTTTTTGATTACTGACCTCGTGAGTGAGATCTATGGCAGGCGCAAGGCAAACGATCTGGTTCTAGCAGGAATCTTTGCATCGGTCTTTAGTTTAGGGATTATTCATGTGGCGGATATTGCACCGGCGATTCCGGAAAGTGCCATACAGGACGATGTGTTTACAAAGGTCTTTGGCGCTACCACGCTGGCCGTAATCTCCAGCATGATGGCTTATTTGTTTGCCCAATTTGTGGACATACAGATCTACCATTTTTGGAAAAGGGTTACAAAGGGAAAGATGCTATGGCTGCGTAATAATTTGAGCACGTTCTTCTCACAGTTTGTAGATACCATGTCGGTACTGTTATTGCTGTGTTATGCAGGAATATTGTCTTGGGATAAGTTCTGGCCATTATTGGGCGCTGGTTTCTTTTTTAAAGTGCTCGTGGCCTTGTTTGACACACCATTGCTATATGCCGGTGTCTATATATTTAGAAGACTGTTTCGTCTGGAACAGGCTCAAGAAATTCAAATTGATTAA
- a CDS encoding porin family protein: MKNAVTICIISLVSMISNAQDKIGVFAGVSAVSLSDGLLERVGITSSNSFVFHAGVNYETVVTDKISFAPKLVYSQQGDREDDIRGIQYSTSYINAPLNFKFFNQPYILAGPQIGFLIDTDKRDRDYGDLKTLDYGLNLGVGCDIKDFFIELNLYQGFNELIDVQFEQRNPFRDIDLQATNTLIQLSLGYHFDL; this comes from the coding sequence ATGAAAAATGCGGTGACGATTTGCATCATTAGTTTAGTATCGATGATATCAAATGCTCAAGATAAAATTGGAGTATTTGCAGGTGTTAGCGCTGTATCCTTATCTGATGGCCTCTTAGAAAGGGTTGGAATAACTAGTAGCAACTCTTTCGTTTTCCATGCTGGGGTGAATTATGAAACAGTTGTTACAGACAAAATATCATTCGCACCTAAATTGGTTTATTCTCAACAAGGTGATCGTGAAGACGACATAAGAGGTATTCAATATTCTACCTCTTACATCAATGCCCCATTGAATTTTAAGTTCTTTAATCAGCCATATATTCTCGCTGGACCGCAAATAGGTTTCTTGATAGACACAGATAAAAGAGACCGCGATTATGGAGATTTAAAGACTTTAGATTACGGTCTTAATTTAGGAGTTGGTTGCGACATTAAAGACTTTTTTATTGAACTCAACCTATATCAAGGATTTAATGAACTGATCGATGTCCAATTTGAACAACGCAATCCATTTAGGGATATTGACTTGCAAGCGACCAATACGCTAATCCAGTTGAGTTTGGGGTATCATTTTGACTTGTAA
- a CDS encoding DUF2797 domain-containing protein, with protein MIVSGTIRKMQTELQETVQYYMVFRDEFVHANQLLDHHITIKHVANECLNCGLDKKIWRQGFCYDCFSSIPQAGDWIMKPELSRAHLDEEDRDLEYEKKVQLKPHIVYLANSSNIKVGVTRQTQIPTRWIDQGAHEAVAILEAPNRYLAGITEVALKEKVADKTNWRKMLTNDIEDVDLLRFRESVLDLIPEEAREFILPVKEETHIHFPVLQYPKKVSSVNLSKTPEHSGKLIGIKGQYFIFESGKVMNIRSHEGFVVDLKVD; from the coding sequence ATGATTGTAAGCGGCACCATTCGTAAAATGCAAACAGAACTTCAGGAAACCGTTCAATACTATATGGTTTTTAGGGATGAGTTTGTGCATGCCAACCAGTTACTCGACCATCATATTACGATCAAACACGTGGCAAACGAGTGCCTCAATTGCGGGCTGGACAAGAAAATATGGCGTCAGGGATTTTGTTACGACTGTTTTTCCAGCATACCTCAAGCGGGTGATTGGATCATGAAACCAGAACTGAGCCGCGCCCATCTGGATGAGGAAGATCGCGATCTGGAATATGAAAAGAAAGTACAACTCAAGCCTCACATCGTTTATTTGGCAAACTCCAGCAACATCAAGGTAGGCGTCACTCGTCAGACCCAAATTCCTACTCGATGGATCGATCAAGGTGCCCACGAGGCCGTTGCGATTCTCGAGGCACCTAATCGTTACCTCGCCGGAATCACAGAGGTAGCTTTAAAAGAAAAAGTTGCCGACAAGACCAATTGGAGAAAAATGCTCACTAATGATATTGAGGATGTTGATTTATTACGCTTTCGCGAAAGCGTGCTCGACCTCATCCCAGAAGAAGCCCGAGAGTTTATTCTACCCGTAAAGGAAGAAACGCATATTCATTTTCCCGTACTGCAATACCCAAAAAAAGTATCCAGCGTCAATCTTTCAAAAACACCTGAACATTCTGGAAAGTTGATAGGTATCAAAGGTCAATACTTCATTTTTGAAAGCGGCAAAGTCATGAACATACGCAGCCATGAAGGCTTTGTGGTGGATTTGAAGGTGGACTAA
- a CDS encoding GH3 auxin-responsive promoter family protein: protein MAIPLVNSVVSWFLKKRIHDMELFMKHPQELQNNLLLELVQQAKNTEVGKKYGFQSITSYERFRDQVPISNYSDVQEDLERTRRGVNNIFWPEEIKFFAMSSGTTSSRSKFIPVSQQSLQDCHYAAAKDLLCMYLNNNPESRLFTGRGLRLGGSKTLDKSSGTSAGDLSSILIDNMPFWADYSSTPTNEVALMADWETKMPAIVAETIKEDVTSLAGVPSWMMVLLNKVLETTGKDHILQVWPHMEVFFHGGVSFEPYQEPFKKLLPSSDIKYYETYNASEGFFAIQDQNDSKELLLMLDYGIFYEFIPMKTYGTPDEIAIPLEQVEIGENYAIIITTNAGLWRYKIGDTVRFTSTSPYRIKVTGRTKHHINVFGEELIIENAEQALKKTLKKIPCVIKDYTVAPIFMKDKEKGAHEWLIEFDQLPENEEAFRELLDHHLQEVNSDYAAKRYLNTTLREPTIHFAQPDLFYNWLKSKNKLGGQHKIPRLSNTRVYLDELMEMQDHV, encoded by the coding sequence GTGGCCATACCTTTAGTCAATTCTGTAGTTTCCTGGTTCTTGAAAAAGAGAATTCACGACATGGAGTTGTTTATGAAACACCCACAAGAACTGCAAAACAACTTATTGCTGGAGCTGGTGCAGCAGGCCAAGAATACCGAGGTTGGGAAAAAATACGGCTTTCAATCCATTACCAGCTATGAACGATTTAGGGATCAAGTGCCTATTTCAAATTATAGCGATGTACAAGAAGATCTGGAACGTACCCGTCGTGGCGTCAACAATATATTCTGGCCAGAAGAGATCAAATTTTTTGCGATGTCCAGCGGTACAACCAGCTCTCGCAGCAAATTCATACCGGTAAGCCAGCAGTCATTACAGGACTGCCATTATGCAGCAGCTAAGGACCTGTTATGCATGTACCTTAACAACAATCCAGAATCCAGATTGTTTACGGGTCGTGGTTTACGATTAGGCGGCAGCAAGACCTTGGATAAAAGCTCTGGCACATCAGCTGGAGATTTGAGTTCCATTTTGATAGACAACATGCCGTTTTGGGCAGATTATAGTTCTACGCCTACTAATGAGGTCGCCTTAATGGCCGATTGGGAAACCAAAATGCCAGCGATCGTTGCAGAAACGATTAAGGAAGACGTCACAAGTCTTGCCGGTGTGCCTTCATGGATGATGGTGCTGCTCAATAAAGTACTTGAGACGACAGGAAAAGATCATATCCTACAAGTATGGCCGCACATGGAAGTGTTTTTTCATGGTGGCGTAAGCTTTGAGCCTTACCAGGAACCTTTTAAGAAATTACTACCTAGTAGTGACATTAAGTACTATGAAACTTATAACGCTAGCGAAGGGTTTTTTGCCATACAGGATCAAAATGATAGTAAAGAATTACTGCTCATGCTGGATTACGGCATCTTCTATGAATTCATTCCCATGAAAACCTATGGAACACCTGATGAGATAGCCATTCCATTGGAGCAAGTCGAGATAGGTGAGAATTATGCCATCATCATAACCACTAACGCTGGGTTGTGGCGCTACAAAATAGGTGACACGGTTAGATTCACCAGTACCTCGCCATACCGTATAAAAGTGACCGGTAGAACCAAGCACCACATCAACGTTTTTGGTGAAGAGTTGATTATTGAAAATGCAGAGCAAGCACTGAAAAAAACGCTTAAAAAAATCCCTTGTGTCATAAAAGATTACACGGTAGCGCCGATCTTCATGAAAGACAAAGAGAAAGGTGCGCACGAATGGCTTATAGAATTTGACCAACTTCCAGAAAACGAAGAGGCTTTTAGGGAGCTGCTGGATCATCATTTGCAAGAAGTCAACAGCGACTATGCCGCAAAGCGCTACTTAAACACCACCTTGCGGGAACCTACCATCCATTTTGCACAACCAGACCTGTTTTATAATTGGCTCAAGTCCAAAAATAAATTAGGCGGGCAGCATAAAATTCCAAGACTTTCTAATACCAGAGTTTATCTAGACGAGTTGATGGAAATGCAAGACCACGTTTAA